Within Vigna unguiculata cultivar IT97K-499-35 chromosome 2, ASM411807v1, whole genome shotgun sequence, the genomic segment GTAGTTCCGAACTGTAATTTTCCTTCAATGGTCTTTAGTTATACAGATGACTTTATATACACGCGTTTGGCTTGagctaaaaatattttttactttatcaaCCGGTGTGTTCCTGGTAGTTATAGCTAATAAATTGAATCCGATGCttgatacaaaaataattttaggacGCCATTTTTGAATGagtttatgaataataatactTGGCAAGAGTAAACCCACCTGAAccagaaaaacataattatacaCTTGGTTGGCTGGAGCTTAGACCATGCCTTGGGAAgccaattttttattattagtttactaaatttataaatgtttcaTTATGAAATGTTACTTGGGTTTTTCTTATTaagaaaatgtttctttttaatttcattaacatGTCAAAATTTGAAACGAGTCCTTGAAAATGAGATTAGtagaataattttgaattttgatatatttagaAACTAATCAGGAAgaactatatatttttaaagaccAAAAGATATTTCGtccaatattaaaaaatgaatttatttgtctgcatgttaaaattgttatttttttaatatatatatatatatatatatatatatatataagtcaaTACGAATTAGAGGAATTAACTAAGCGTGATTTAGGAATAGTGGACAGATGTACTCAAGAGTCTATTTTCAAGATTTGAACAGCCCAAGCCAACAATTGACCATTGTGCAAAGATAGTCTTAAAtgaaataatgaataaaatagtaatacaaaggataataatattttgattttttttttaatctaccATTTTGATAATCACCTTTTAGATAATCACATCATTAGAAAaagaccaaaataaataattaaaaaaattgattaaaaattagtcaaaaaaaaatgactcaaaatattattttctccaCGTAAAATTGGTTGCAAAAGAAGGTAAAGAGTTGGAAGCTACCCTCCTTTGTCACCAAGACCATACAATTAAACAGAAAGTGTTTAATATATGCAAACACCTTCATTGCAATAATATCTATTTTACAGCAGTATCCAAAGTACTGAagtgtttaataataatatatacatatatatacaataaGAATAGACAAGAAATGTGTAATTGGTCTACCTAGTATATTGACATTAAGGGAAAGAGAAATCAGAAAACTGTCTACTGTCGTAACAATTCACATGTCCTGAATTGGAATGTCAATACTGAAAGGAatatatcatcatcaaaaacacAACTGTACATCATCTTACTACCTGTTGTTACAGTGCAAAATTAAGTAGCAGATGCTTTGCGAATGAATCTTCAAAGCTAAAAATTCCGCAAGTGCTAGAAATTCATTGTATTCTTTTGGATTTTGATCCATGTGAACTGGACTTTGAGAATGGTGATAGTTTCTTCAGAAACGTGGATTTCTTCGGTGGTCTATTTTCTTCAGGTGGGTGAGTCTTAGAATCTCCACAAGAGTTGCTGATATTTGGCTCAGAGCAACCTTTATTGTCACCAATCTTGACATCATCCAAAAGATGGATCAATTCCAATGCACTTTTCTTTCCCTTGTCGTTTCCATTCTGGGAGATCAGGCAAAGAGAAATTATGATATTGTCATGCTCACTCATTACTAACTTCAAGTAATCCACATGAGAGCATAGAGAGACTAGAACTGCCAGTGCATGTTCTTGTTCTTCATTATTGCCGGTATTAAGTATTTCAGTAACCGAACTTACGCACCCCTTTGTTTCAGCAACAGAAATCCTACCCTCTTCAGTATCACAAAGATTTTTCAGTATACGTATGCAGTATCTCAAAAGGTTTCTGTCACTGAAAAATGGCAGCAATTTTGGGATGCACTTGAGCGATAGCATGCGGGAACAGACTTCACCAATGAAAGACAAATTGTACATTATTCTAATAGCTTGCTGTTGGAAACCTTTGTTTTCGGAATcaagaatgtttaaaatagaaTTGAGAGCACTGGATGCTGCAATTTTAGGTGCATTATACCAACATCCTGACAGTTCTTCCAGTATGGCAAGAATTTCTTCTGTCGCTTCTGAATCAAGAAAACTTGCCAACATAATGAACGTCTCTTCATTCAAATTAGTATTACCATTTCTGCAACAAATGATatgcaaataacaaaaaagTCATTCTACTATCAAAAGGCAAGTGCAAAGATAAAAAGATCAAACAATTTTAAGTCTGGAAGAAgattacaagaaaaaaagagaataaaatatgatttatattccttgaaaattttaaaactttctcATGATTTCATTTTTGAAGGATAGTAAACATGTTTCAACAAATGAACTGTGCTTTGAAGgataaatatgaattaatttaGATCAAACTTAGCCGAAAAATGACATGAGGAAATATAATAAGCAAAGCACAATAGTTAGCaatatagaaataataaaattaagaaagggGAAAAGAAATCATGCCTGCAGTTGTTCACAAACTCCAACAGAAGCTGAGTTCCAGCTTTCAATGCTTGAAAATCACGCAGATCATATGCATTGTTGAGAAATCTGAGGAGTGGTTCAACGAAATTCTCTGCAGATACAGAAACAAAAGCTTGGCTATTGCTTTTCAAGTGATCTTTGAGGTCTTGAATGACCTTGCATTGAGAATCCCATTGAAGATTACCGAGTTGAGGCAAGAGCATCAAATCAGTATCATGTATCTCTGTATGAACTTGATGTCTTTCAGAATTGTCACTGTTCCTGATCAGCATAGAGCCACGAGTGGCCCTACCATGCGAGGCATCTGAACTAAAACTAGCATCAAGTGACCCAATTGACATGTTACTAAGATCCACTGGCGGGTTGAAATCATTGAAATAACTTCCTATACTATTAATGGAAGTGCTTGAAGCTTCCCAAGTGGAAATATCTTCTGCATGCCTACTAGGATCTGGAATGGAGACTCCATTTTCTCTGCACCACTTTGATATTAAGTCCTTCATGACCACATTTGGAGTTAAAGCCGTATGGATTAGTGCCTTTCTGGTTTTGGGGCATATATCATTACCCCCATCAAACCACTTTTTTATCCACATCCTTTCATATGTTACTCCTGATTCAATGATAACAGGATCATACATCAACCTTGAGGATATTGGGCATTTATATTCCTCAGGGAGGTCAACTCCACCTAACTCACTGCTGTGAGTTATATACTGATCATAGTTTAAGCTTTGGTCTGATTCCACATGATGGCTTCGTAGAGAATGGCGAGAGTTATCAGTTTCAACATGTTCTTCGGGAGAATAGACCCTCTCCTCATGTTCTTCCACCAGGAGCTTTGCATGCTTTTTCAGTAGATGCAGAAGATATCTCAGTATCTCTTTCTTTGTCAGGTCATGCGGTCCAAGTTTATCCAACAACTTCCTAATAGATCGTTGCTCTGTTACGATGGCTTTCGGGGATGTTATTTTCAGCCGCGATGCTACAGACTGGAGAGCATTAACTTCAGAATCTTCGACTGAATCTGAAGTTGAAGTGAGCAACTCCTCTTTCACAACCCTCCCAGCCTCTTCTTCATCGGGGTCCAGAACAAATCTCGTACACTCAAGATCATGAATTATTCTAGAAACCTGAAAGTTATATTTCATTGTCAACTATATTATTGG encodes:
- the LOC114173730 gene encoding U-box domain-containing protein 5-like, yielding MRMDIGEGEALLNPRSFKVHGKMCTELAKLVDRISRIVPDIEAARPGFSSGIESLCLLNNTIEKARVLMQHCSECSKLYLVMTGDTVLSRCLKTTRLLEKSLIQIQNMVPVMLAVKVSRIIHDLECTRFVLDPDEEEAGRVVKEELLTSTSDSVEDSEVNALQSVASRLKITSPKAIVTEQRSIRKLLDKLGPHDLTKKEILRYLLHLLKKHAKLLVEEHEERVYSPEEHVETDNSRHSLRSHHVESDQSLNYDQYITHSSELGGVDLPEEYKCPISSRLMYDPVIIESGVTYERMWIKKWFDGGNDICPKTRKALIHTALTPNVVMKDLISKWCRENGVSIPDPSRHAEDISTWEASSTSINSIGSYFNDFNPPVDLSNMSIGSLDASFSSDASHGRATRGSMLIRNSDNSERHQVHTEIHDTDLMLLPQLGNLQWDSQCKVIQDLKDHLKSNSQAFVSVSAENFVEPLLRFLNNAYDLRDFQALKAGTQLLLEFVNNCRNGNTNLNEETFIMLASFLDSEATEEILAILEELSGCWYNAPKIAASSALNSILNILDSENKGFQQQAIRIMYNLSFIGEVCSRMLSLKCIPKLLPFFSDRNLLRYCIRILKNLCDTEEGRISVAETKGCVSSVTEILNTGNNEEQEHALAVLVSLCSHVDYLKLVMSEHDNIIISLCLISQNGNDKGKKSALELIHLLDDVKIGDNKGCSEPNISNSCGDSKTHPPEENRPPKKSTFLKKLSPFSKSSSHGSKSKRIQ